In Bythopirellula goksoeyrii, a single window of DNA contains:
- a CDS encoding Fur family transcriptional regulator — protein MPTDVKHDVAWAKGILRESGLRSTSARVAVLRYLADSGKPASHGEVTDALSESAFDQSTIYRVLLELADAGLFSKLDLGDQVRRFEFRSSSSPDELEHPHFMCVDCGKVTCLDSFSFQLTPSRGPRRDKLGQITEVLLRGHCGKCSRS, from the coding sequence ATGCCTACCGATGTAAAACACGACGTCGCCTGGGCCAAAGGTATTCTGAGAGAGTCTGGCCTCCGTAGCACCTCGGCTCGTGTAGCGGTTCTGCGATACCTGGCAGACTCAGGAAAGCCTGCGAGTCACGGAGAAGTCACAGACGCACTGAGTGAGTCTGCTTTCGATCAATCGACGATTTATCGTGTTCTGCTTGAATTGGCCGACGCTGGCCTCTTCTCCAAACTTGATCTCGGCGACCAAGTTCGTCGATTTGAGTTTCGCTCTTCATCTAGTCCCGATGAACTGGAACACCCGCACTTCATGTGCGTAGATTGCGGCAAGGTAACCTGCTTGGATTCTTTCTCTTTTCAACTTACTCCCAGCCGTGGACCCCGGCGGGATAAATTAGGCCAGATTACAGAAGTGCTGCTGCGCGGTCACTGCGGAAAATGTAGTCGGTCTTGA
- a CDS encoding all3515 family Zur-repressed PEP-CTERM protein, whose translation MKKLLSFTLIVVATWTWSWPFETAQSAEFFVGVDSRSTPFDAPSGDGGGAYPDNPNHNRLTLLFHHGNHFHGIGSYSYSGTAATPMLLDTNGNNRIPETYTNLEPLPLLPGSGAYTGKAATNYVSGLEYSNLEMANVQSLSGVDDVLFNSSGGRWNGSFDEAHIHLQVLGVSSSDLKIGTPTEPDAFQFADQHVGNGNEMFSLTPVLWVDQSAPVGHYWAEFQLVDLSGNFGNSGRFFFDVQHVPEPTTLAVGLIGVLGMVVSQRPRSCRV comes from the coding sequence ATGAAGAAATTGTTATCATTCACACTTATCGTTGTTGCTACCTGGACTTGGTCGTGGCCATTTGAAACTGCCCAGTCTGCTGAGTTCTTTGTGGGTGTCGATAGCCGCTCTACGCCATTCGACGCACCTAGCGGCGATGGCGGCGGGGCATATCCAGATAATCCCAATCACAATCGCCTTACCTTATTGTTCCATCATGGAAACCATTTTCATGGAATTGGGTCTTATTCCTATTCCGGTACAGCGGCAACTCCCATGCTGCTCGACACCAATGGAAACAATCGGATACCTGAAACCTACACGAACCTGGAGCCATTGCCCTTGCTTCCAGGGAGCGGTGCCTACACAGGGAAAGCCGCGACAAATTACGTTTCAGGACTCGAGTACTCCAATCTCGAAATGGCGAACGTGCAGAGCTTGAGTGGGGTGGACGACGTGCTGTTCAACAGCAGTGGCGGTCGCTGGAACGGCTCGTTTGATGAAGCTCATATCCATTTACAGGTCTTAGGTGTAAGCTCATCGGACCTGAAAATTGGTACTCCTACCGAACCTGACGCGTTTCAGTTCGCAGATCAACACGTAGGGAATGGGAATGAAATGTTTTCATTGACGCCCGTGCTTTGGGTAGACCAATCAGCTCCCGTGGGTCACTATTGGGCTGAGTTTCAGCTAGTTGATCTATCAGGAAACTTTGGAAACTCAGGCAGATTTTTCTTTGACGTTCAACATGTGCCTGAACCCACGACCCTAGCAGTAGGGCTTATTGGCGTGCTAGGCATGGTAGTGTCGCAACGACCCCGCTCTTGCAGAGTCTAG